The Halorubrum sp. BV1 genome contains the following window.
ATGGAGGACGTGAGCCGGTCTATCGAGCGCGCCGAAGAGCGCACCGAGGAGATGGAGGCGCGCGCGGAGGCGATGGACGAACTCGAAGATTCCGGGGCCTTCGAGGACGCGCTCTCGGATAAAGACAGCATCGACCGGGAGCTGGAGAGCCTCTCGACGAACAGCGAGGTCGACGCCGAACTGGAGACGCTCAAGGGCGAACTCGGGAAGAGCGACGGGGCGGCGACCGGCGCATCCGAGAGCACCGACGAGGAGATCGACGCCGAACTCTCGGACATCGAGAGCGACATCGACGCGGACGACCTCGAAGCCGACCTCGACGGCGACGCGAGCGCCGACGACGCGGAGATCGACGTCGAACTGGAGGAGTCCGAGGCCGACGCAGACGAGCCGCGAAACTGACGCCGTATCGCCCAGAGCGGCTTACTCTTTCGGCCGTCGCCGGGCACCGGTCCCCGCCCTACGCCGGTCTCCGAGCCGGATCTCGCCGTCGTCCACGTCGATCCCGTCGTACGGGTCCTCGGCGAGCAGCAGCGATCCGTCCAGGTCGGCGTAGTCGATGAGCGGCGCGAGCTGCGCGGCCGCCGCGATCGACGCGTTCGACTCGATCATACACCCGCACATCACCTCCAGTCCGTGTGCGCGCGCCGCGGCGATCAGCCGCCTCGCCTCCAGCAGCCCGCCGGTCTTCATCAGCTTCAGGTTCGCGATGTCACACCGGTCGGCGATCGCGGGGATATCGGAGAGCGTCACGCACGCCTCGTCGGCGGCGATCGGGAGTGCAGACCGCTCGTAGACGAACCGGAGCCCCTCCTCGTTCTCGGCGGGTACCGGCTGCTCGACGAACTCCACATCGCGGTCGGCGAGCCACTCGCTCTTCTCGACGGCCTCCCGCGGCGTCCACGCCTCGTTGGCGTCGACGCGAAGCCTGACGTCCGGTGCGGCGTCGCGAACCGCGTCGACGAGTTCGCGGTCGCGGTCGGTACCGAGCTTGAGCTTGAGCACGGGATAGCCGGCCGCGGCCGCGTCGGCGGCCTTCTCTCTGACGCGTTCGGTCTCATCGAGGCCGACGGTAAAGGACGTGACGGGCGCGGCCGCGGGGTCGAGCCCCCACAGCCGATACAGCGGGACGCCGAGCCGCTTGGCCGACAGATCGTGGACGGCGATCGACACCGCACAGCGCGCGGCCGGATTGTCGGTGACGACGCCCGCCATCCGCGATTCGATCTCGTGGAGCGCATGCGGGTCGCCGATCGACTCGACGGCTGCGAGCAGATCGGGCAGCACGGCCTCGACCGTGGCGGCAGTCTCGCCGTAGTGTGCCGACGGGGCCGCGCCACCGACGCCCGTCGTGCCCCCCTCGTCCGTGACACGGACGATCACGTTCTCCGCTTCGGTCTGGGTCCCCCGCGAGATGGTGAACGGGTCAGAGAGCGGCAGCGACACCCGCTCGAACTCGGTGTCGAGGCTCATTCGCCGCCGAGTCCGGCGTCGACGATACCGTCGACGATCGCCGCTGCGCCGTCGCGGACCGGGTCGGCGGCCGGCGCGCCCACGTCGTCCGCGAACGAGGCGACGGCATCGGCCGCCGCCTCGTCGTCGTCGACGTCTTTCGTGTTGAGCGCCCCGGCGACGACCGCCGTCTCGTTGATCGGGTCGGCGAGCCCCTCGTACAGGTCGACGTACTCGGGGACGGACCGGAGGTCGAACGACTCGTATCCGTGGATCGCCTCGCGGCCGGCCGCGTGACAGAGGACGAGCCCGTCGGCCATCGACCCGTGGAGGATCCCGCAGGTGACCGCCGAGTAGGCGGGGTGAATAATGCTGCCCTGCCCCTCGACGACGAGCAGGTCGTGGTCGTCGCCCACCTCGACGAGCATGTCTTCGACTGCCCCGGGGGTGAAGTCGGAGACGACCCGGTCGATCGGATTCCCCCAGCCGGCGATCATGATGCCGGTCTGGCCGGTCGGGACGAACGCCGCGTCTATCCCTCGCTCGCGGGCGGCAGCGACGATTTCCAGCGACGTCGTCATCTTCCCGACCGAGCAGTCGGTTCCCACCGTCAGTACCACGTCGGCGTCGACGTCGCCCGAGGCTCCGGTCGCGACCGTGAGATCGTCGTCGGGCTCGCGGACGTCGACGAGGTCGACGCCGTGTTCGTCGGCCAATGCGGCCAGTTCGTCGTCCTCGTTGAGGAAGTAATGGAGGCCGCTCACCACGTCGCAGCCGGCCTCGATCGCGGCCTCGACGTCGTCGCGCCACGACTCGTCGAAGCGCCCTCCGATAGGTGAGATTCCGATATATAAGGCGTCGAGGTCGCCGTCGGCGGCCGCGTGCGCGTCAGCAAACGATTCGACTATCGGCGCGTCCGCGATGTCGGGGACGTGCTCGCTCACGCGGTCGCCGTCGCGGTCGCGGTCGAGGACCGCGCGAACGTCCTGGTCGCCGTACCGCATGACGCCGAGAGCGGTCTTCGCGCGGTCGGGGAACTTCTCGTGTGCGAGGATGGCGATCCGTTCGTCGCTCATGGTCGGCACCTCGCCCCGGGAACGTTTAAAAGAGTCGAGGTGGCGACGTCGTCGCGACCGAGACGAGGCGCGTGAGTACCCTCACCCGAATCCGTGACCCATGCAAACATTCAACATGCCGGCGGCGAGAAGGGCAAACGTATTATTCTGCGGTGTTACCACTGGAGTATGTCAGAGACAGTCTCGGGTGTGACCGCGCCGTGGGGAGACCGCATTCGCGAGTATCTCGCCGGTATGGGACCGTCGTGGATCGCCGGTGCCATCGCCGCCGGTCCGGCGTCGATGGCGAGTCTGATAACGGCCGGTGCGCGCTTCGACTACGCCTTGCTCTGGGTTGTCGTCCTGTCGGCCGTGGCGGGCACGCTCGCGCAGTACCTCGCGATGCGGCTGGGGCTCTTGTCCGAGCGCGGTATCGTCGAAGTCGTCGAGCGCCACCTCGGCGAGTGGTGGGCGTGGATCCTCGTCGCCGACGTGGTCATCGCCGCCGGCGTCGCACAGTTGGTGATAATGAAAACCGTGGCGACCGTTTCGGCGACCATCACGGGCGTCGACGCGCGGATCTGCGGCGCTGTGTGGGCGCTCGTCCTCGTGGGGGGGCTCGCGGGCAAAGGGTACAGATTCGTCGAGTTCGTCGCCAAGGCGCTCGTCACCGCCGTCGTCGTCGCGTTCGTCGCGTCGCTTTTCGTCGTCCCGATCAGCCCCACACGAGCACTGTCCGGACTCGTTCCGACGCTCCCCACCGGAAGCGGCGTCGTAGCCGCGGGCATCCTCGGCGGCGCGGTCCACATCACGCTCATCACCATGCACTCGTATACGATGCGCGCGCGCCGGTGGACCAGCAGTGAGTACGGTCTCGCGACGGTCGACGTGGTCGCCTCCATGCTCGTCGCGTTCGGGGTCTACAGCGTGGCGACGTTCCTGGTCACCGCGAGCGTCCTCACCGACCCGTCCCTCTCGACGGTGGGCGCGGCACAGGCGCTCGGTCCCCTGGCCGGTTCGGCCGCTCAGTGGCTGTTCCTGCTCGGACTCGGCGGCGCGGCCGTCTCGACGCTCGGCGGCAACACGCTCGTTCCCCCCTTCCTCGTCGCGGACAAGCTCGGTTGGGACACGACGGTCGAGGACCCGCGGTACCGCGGGCTACTCGTGGCGGTCGCGCTGCTCTCCGCTCCAGGGGCGTTCATCGGCGGCGAGGTCCTCGGCCAGCTCGTGCTCGTCCTCGCGCTGGGCACCGTGGGCACCCCCTTCGCCATCGCCGTCGTGTTGTATCTCCTGAACTCCGACGCCGTGCCCGAGGGCACGTCGACGCTCGCGAACCTCGGCGGCGTCGCGCTGTTCGTGGTCTCCGGCGGGCTGGCCGTCAACTTCGTCGTCGAACAGGTGGGCGGCGGGGTCGACCTCCTCACGGGACTCGTCGTCGCCTTCGCGGCGGCGCTCGGGCTCGCGACGGTCGGTCTGCTCGCTAAGCTCCTCGGAGAGACGTATGTCGGGGCCTGACCCGAGCAGCAGGACAGCGACTCACCGCGAAACGCGGGTCAACTCGCCTCAGGCGTCGCCGCTAACGAACTGCTCTGCGCCCTCGTAAAACCAGTAGCCGTTCTCGCGCATCGCTCGTCCGAGTTCTTGGTGGAACTCCACGAAATCCGCGAACTCCGCTTTCTCGACGCTGTCGAATATCTCTTCGACGGAAACGACGGTCTCGAAGTCGATCCGGACGGGGTGATCCCCGTACTGCTCGACGTACTCCGTCGCCGTCAGCGGGAAGTCCTCTTCCTCGTCGATCTTCTTCGCGAGGACGGCGTGGCCGTACTTCCGTCCTCCCTCGCTCCCCTGTTCTCCGTCGGGGTCGTGTGGCCAGTCCATGCGGGCTGATTTGTCGGTCCCGTGCATAGTCATTTCGGAACCCGTGACCCAACACGGACCAGTGAGCAATCGCGATACCGACGGTGACCCGCGGACCGCTCGCGGTCGCTCACGGTTGCGGTGTCGACAGAAATGGGTTGGGGCGGATTTGAACCGCCGGCCTCCTCCATGTCAAGGAGGTGTCATAACCGGACTAGACTACCAACCCGCGGGGCGTTCAATCGCATCTCGTGGTATCCGGGGGATATAATTGAACCTTTCGTTTCGCCCTCCCGCGGTGGGTCGCGGTCACTCGATCCGAGCGCCGCTGTCTGCCCATACGTGGTCCCCATCGACGCGCTTTCGACCGCCTTTTTGTGATCGACGGTCGTGTGAGTTCGCATGGTCGATCTCTCCGCTCGCACCGACAGGCTCGACGAGTACCTCGATCGTCGCGGACTCGAGGCGATCTGGTTCGCCAAGCCGAACGGCTTCGCGTGGCTCACCGGCGGCGACAACGTCGTCGACGGCGATGCCGATATCGGTATCGCCGCGGCCGGCTACGACGGCGAACTCCGCGTGATCACAGACAACATTGAAGCCGACAGGCTCGCCGACGAAGAACTGCCAGACCGGTTCGACGTCGAATCGTTCCCGTGGCACGGCGCGTCGCTCGCCGATGCGATCGCCGACCGGTCGCCCGCTCCCGCGGCCGCCGATTTCGACGTTCCCGGATTCGACCGCGTCGACGGCGGTCGCCTCCGACAGCCGCTCACCGACGACGACGTCGAACGCTACCGCGAGCTGGGTCGTGAGGCGGCCGCCGCCCTCGAAACCGTCTGCCGGAATCTCGAACCGGACGACCCGGAGTACGAGGTCGCCGCCGGCATCGACATCTCGCTTTCGTCCCGAGACGTGAACACCCCGGTCGTGCTCGTCGGCGGCGGCGAGCGGGCGCAGGCGTACCGACACTTCACGCCGACAGACGCGACGCTCGGCGACTACGCGCTGGTCTCTATCACCGCCGAGCGCGCGGGGTTGTACGCCTCGCTCACGCGCACCGTCGCCTTCGACGCGCCGGAGTGGCTGGAAGAGCGACATCGGGCGGCCGCCCGCGTCGAGGCGACCGCGCTCGCCGCAACGGAGGCGGCCGCTGCGGGCGACGGCACCGCCGCGGACGTCTTCGCGGCGATCCGCGAGGCGTACGACGCCGTGGGACATCCGGGCGAGTGGCGCAAACACCATCAGGGCGGCGCAGCGGGCTTCGCGGGCCGCGAGTGGATCGCGACGCCCGAGAGCGACGAACCGGTCACCCGTCCGATGGGCTACGCGTGGAACCCCACGGTGCAGGGCGCGAAAAGCGAGAACACCCACCTCGTCGCGGCCGATCGGACCGAGACGCTCACGAAGACGGGTCAGTGGCCGACACACGAGGTCGATCCCGTCGCGGTCGACGGGATCTCGACCGAGCCGCGGGAGCTGACCGCGCCGGTGATCCGGTGACGCAGCGACGAACGGGGAGAGGAAGCCGACGGCTCCGGCTGCTCGGTCAGTAGACGTACTCGCTCTCGTCGATGCCGACGTAGTTCTTCGCCACGCGGCGCTTGTTCCACTTGTACGACAAAAGCAGCTTCACAGACTCCCAGCCGGAGCGGTACGGCTGTGAGAGCAGGTCATCTCCTCTCTCTGCCGCGAGCATCGCGTCGGCCGCGCCGATGATCCGGTTCCAGTCGTCCGGATCGTACTCGGCGACCATGTCCGCCATCGTCACGTTCCGGACGATCTCGTCGCCGATGGCCTCTTTCCATCGTCGGTTGTACGACCCGAGATCGCCGGCGGCGGCCAGTTCGCCCGCGATCGCGCCGGTGCGGACCGCGACGTGGTCGCCCCCTTCGTGGAAGGCGGAGGTCGTTCCCATCGCGCCGCCGGCGACGGCGATCCCGGCGTCCGTCGGAGAATCGATTGGACGCGTCGAGGATATCGGGTACGTCTCCGTACCGTCGCGCTTGCCGGCGTCTTCGACGATCGGAAACGCCTCATCGATGTCGTACTCGTCGCCGTACTGCCACTCCAGCAATCGCCGGATGTACTCGCCGCCCTGCGGGATCGAGTCGTCGTCGGAGTCGAGCAGCGCGTACGCGTCGCGGTCGAACTCGTCGATGTCCAAGCCGATCGGCATCGTGAGTCCGATCCGACAGACGTGGTCCGCGTTCGGGAAGATCCACGGGTACGCGGTCTCGCCGGGCATGACGCCCCACCAGAAGACGATGGCGTCGTTCACCTCCTCGTACACCGCTTCGGGAACCCGGCGGTACTCCTGATACGCGATGTGGTTCGCCGTCCGCGAGGCGAGCCGCTCTGAGGCGGGCGCGTCGTCGGGCAGGTACTCGTTGAGCACGCGGTTCGTGACCGTGCGCTGGGGACCGTCGGCGAGGACGACGAAGTCGGCTCCGATCGACTCACCGGAGGCGAGTTCGACGACGTGGCGGGGATGATCGGCGTCGGCAGCGCCGCGATCGACCGACAGATCGGTGTCGACGCCGCGGACGGACACCCCGGCGCGGTACTCGGCTCCGGCGTCTTCCGCCCGGTCGCGGAGCCAGTCGTCGAACCGCGCGCGGTGGAAGGTGTAGCCGAACCGGTCGTACGAGGAGTCGATTCCGGTCGACGTGAGCGTCGCGGCCTCGTCGGGACCGCGGAACTCGGCGCGGTTCAGCTCTCGCTGGAGGACGCCGTCGTCGAACTCGTCGGGGTGGATACCCATGATATCGACCCAGTAATCCAAGATCCCGGCGGCGTCTGTCGAGTCGGGACCGAGTCGGTCCCGATCGTCCCGCGGTACCCCCTTCTCCAAGACGAGGGCATCCGCGTCGCCGGTCGCGGCGGCGTGCGCTGCGGCGGAGCCTGCCGGCCCGCCCCCCACGATAGCGACGTCTACGCGTTCCATACTCCGTGAGGTTCCCGTCCGAGTATTAAATTCACGGTCCCGACGCCTCGGACCGATCGTTCATCGTCGTTCGTTACTGGTTAGAGCGCCGGAGAGACACGTTTTAGACGGTCCGGGGTCGCCGATACGACACACATGGCACGCGAGACATGGGCGACACGGGCGGGATTCATCCTCGCCGCGGTCGGCAGCGCGGTCGGGCTCGGGAACATCTGGCGGTTCCCCTTCATCACCGGACAGGAAGGCGGCGGGGCGTTTCTCCTCGTCTACCTGCTGTTCGTCGCGCTGATCGGCCTCCCGGCGATCCTCGTCGAGTTCGTGATCGGACGACGCACTGAGCTGAATCCCGTCGGCGCGATCCGCGCCCTCGGCAGCGGCGCGTGGAACCATCTCGGCTGGCTGTTCGTGGCCATCGGCTTCGTCATCTTATCGTACTACAGCGTCGTCGCCGGCTGGTTCCTGCGCTACACGCTCATCGGCGTTCTCGACGGCTACGCGATCGCCGATACCGGCGAGGCGCAGGCGCTTTTCGGCACCGTCGCCACCGGGATCGACACCCTGCTCTTCCACGCCGTGTTCATGGCGCTCGTCATCGGCATCATTGCCGCCGGCGTCCGCCGCGGCATCGAGATCGGCGTGAAGATCATGGTGCCGGCGATCCTCGTGCTTCTCGTCGGCCTCGCCGCCTACGGCTTCACCCTCGACGCGTCGGCGGCGGCGTACAGCTACTACCTCTCGCCGGATTTCGGGTACCTCATCGCCAACTGGACGAGCATCCTCCCGGCCGCGGCCGGGCAGGCCTTCTTCACCCTCTCGCTCGGGATGGGCGTGATGATCACCTACGCCTCGTACCTCGGTGAGGACCGAAACCTCGTCGCTGACGCGGGCGTGATCGCGAGCCTCGACACCTTGGTCGCGGTGCTCGTCGGATTCGTCGTCTTCCCATTCCTCTTTGCGGCCGGTCTCGAACCCGGCTCGGGCGGACCGGGGGGAATCTTCGTGAGCCTCACGACGGCGTTCGCCGGGATCCCCGGCGGCCGCGTCCTCGGCGTCGTCTTCTTCGGAATGGTCGGAATCGCGGCGCTCTCCTCTGCGATCAGCATCCTCGAAGTGCTCGTCTCCTATTTGATCGACGAGCTCGGCGTCTCGCGGGTCCCGGCGTCGGCCGCGCTCGGCGTCGCCGTCTTCCTCCTCGGCGTGCCGGTGACCATCGACCTGATCTTCCTCGACCTCTTCGATCTGCTCGCCGACGGCGTGCTCCTCGTGTTGGGGTCGCTGCTCCTCGCGCTGTTCGTCGGCTGGGTGGTCCCCGACATCGCTCGCGAGGAACTCTCGCAGGGGATCGGCGACCTCGGACCCTTCGGCAACGCGTGGATCTGGATCGTCCGCGTCCCGATCGTCGTCGTCGTCGCCGTCTCGCTATACCTCGGGGTCGTCGACTACGTCGAATTCCTCACGGGCGGGTTCGCCGAGTGGCTGGCGGCGCAGTGAGCGACTCGGGACCGGCTGCGAGCGTCTGTGGTCGCGACCATCGCAGACTCAGCGGGGACGCACCGTCGAGTAATCGGCGATGATCCCGTCGACGCCGACCGACGCGAGCCGAGTGGCCTGATACCAGGTCTCGACGGTCCAGACGTTCACCGCGCGGTCGTCCGCGTGCGCGACGGAGACGAGGTCGTCGGCGTGACCGAACCGCGCGGCGTCGAAAAACGGCGTCCCCCGAACCGCGTCGATCGGCGGGTGAACCGCCTCCGCGTCGCACGCGCGAGCGATCGCGATCCCGTCGCCGATCGACCCCGACAAAAGCGGCGCGACCGGAACCGAAGACAGCTTTCTGACCGCCGCGAGCGCGCCCTCACAGAACGACGAGAACAGGACGTCGTGTCCGTAGTCGTCGACGACGTCGAGCACGCGCTCGACGAACGGCCGCCAGACTGCCGTCCGCTCCGCGAGCGCCTCTCTCTCCAGCTTTTCGCCCGGCCGGAGGTCGCGTCGTCCCGGGTTCTTGAGTTCGACGTTCACGCCGATGTCCGGAGGGGCGGCGTCGAACACGTCCGCGAGAAGCGGGACGGTCTCGCTGCTCTCCAACACCGTCGCGCTCGTGACCGTCTCTGTGTCGGTCTCCCAGACGACGCCCGTCGCGTCAGTGAGACCGTCCACCCCGCGGTCACTCCCCGACAGCTCCACGTCGTGAAGGGCGACCACGTCACCGTCGGCCGTGGGGACGGCGTCGACCTCGATCCAGTCGGCTCGACGGCGGTTCGTTCCGCTCGCCGCGGCCTCGTCCGCCGTCCCGGTCGGTGTAGTCGCGGTCGCCGCTTCGACGGCCGCGACGGTGTTCTCCGGATTCTCGCCCGCGAACCCGCGGTGGGCGACGAGCGCCGGCGTCCCGTCGTCGGACCCTCTCATAGGACGTCGATCACGGCGTCGACGACGACGCCGGCCGCCTCCGTGACGACCGTCTTGGATCGCGTGAGAACGCCGGACGAGTCGTCGTCTGACTCTTGTTTCGGGCCTTCATCGGCGGTGGAGTCGGGGCCGTTCTCGGCGGCTTTGTCCATCGTCGCCCGCGTTCAGACGTGTTCTTCGTACGGTTGGACGACGACGATCCCGTCGGAGTCGTCGAACCGCATCTGGTACCGCTCGCCGGACTCCTGGCCGACCATGTCAGAGAGGCTACGGTTTACCTCGACGCTCGGCGAGGTACCGCTCCACGCGACGGTCGCGCTCGGATCCGTCGCGACCGGGGGTTCCAAGACGATCGGGTCGCCGTGGGTCGTCACCGCGACGTAGCCGGGACCTTGGAGGTAGACGTTGCTGAAGCCGCCGGCGAACGAGCCGGCGAGGCTGTCTATCGTGCTGATCTCGTACGACAGCGACTCCTCGAACGCGAGCACATCCTCGCCGTTGACCGTGATCGACTCGTCTGCGTCCAGTTCGAGGACCTGTACCTTCTTGCCGCCGTCGGCGAAGTAGACGTGACCCGCTCCCTCGACCGCCATGATCGGCGTTCCCTCGCCGGTGGCGGCCTGCTTGAGGAAGCCGGTAATTCCTCCCTCGGCGGAGGCCTTTCCGGTGAACGACACGTCTCCCGTGTACGCTATCATCGATCCGGCCTTCGCCATCACGGTGCCGTCGACGTCGACGTCGAGGGTGTAGCTGTTCTCGCGCTGGAAGGGGTCTGCGCTGTCCGTCGGTGCGTTCGCGGCGGTGAACTGATCGAGATTCATG
Protein-coding sequences here:
- a CDS encoding dipeptide epimerase, which translates into the protein MSLDTEFERVSLPLSDPFTISRGTQTEAENVIVRVTDEGGTTGVGGAAPSAHYGETAATVEAVLPDLLAAVESIGDPHALHEIESRMAGVVTDNPAARCAVSIAVHDLSAKRLGVPLYRLWGLDPAAAPVTSFTVGLDETERVREKAADAAAAGYPVLKLKLGTDRDRELVDAVRDAAPDVRLRVDANEAWTPREAVEKSEWLADRDVEFVEQPVPAENEEGLRFVYERSALPIAADEACVTLSDIPAIADRCDIANLKLMKTGGLLEARRLIAAARAHGLEVMCGCMIESNASIAAAAQLAPLIDYADLDGSLLLAEDPYDGIDVDDGEIRLGDRRRAGTGARRRPKE
- a CDS encoding DUF1611 domain-containing protein — translated: MSDERIAILAHEKFPDRAKTALGVMRYGDQDVRAVLDRDRDGDRVSEHVPDIADAPIVESFADAHAAADGDLDALYIGISPIGGRFDESWRDDVEAAIEAGCDVVSGLHYFLNEDDELAALADEHGVDLVDVREPDDDLTVATGASGDVDADVVLTVGTDCSVGKMTTSLEIVAAARERGIDAAFVPTGQTGIMIAGWGNPIDRVVSDFTPGAVEDMLVEVGDDHDLLVVEGQGSIIHPAYSAVTCGILHGSMADGLVLCHAAGREAIHGYESFDLRSVPEYVDLYEGLADPINETAVVAGALNTKDVDDDEAAADAVASFADDVGAPAADPVRDGAAAIVDGIVDAGLGGE
- a CDS encoding divalent metal cation transporter, producing the protein MSETVSGVTAPWGDRIREYLAGMGPSWIAGAIAAGPASMASLITAGARFDYALLWVVVLSAVAGTLAQYLAMRLGLLSERGIVEVVERHLGEWWAWILVADVVIAAGVAQLVIMKTVATVSATITGVDARICGAVWALVLVGGLAGKGYRFVEFVAKALVTAVVVAFVASLFVVPISPTRALSGLVPTLPTGSGVVAAGILGGAVHITLITMHSYTMRARRWTSSEYGLATVDVVASMLVAFGVYSVATFLVTASVLTDPSLSTVGAAQALGPLAGSAAQWLFLLGLGGAAVSTLGGNTLVPPFLVADKLGWDTTVEDPRYRGLLVAVALLSAPGAFIGGEVLGQLVLVLALGTVGTPFAIAVVLYLLNSDAVPEGTSTLANLGGVALFVVSGGLAVNFVVEQVGGGVDLLTGLVVAFAAALGLATVGLLAKLLGETYVGA
- a CDS encoding DUF5785 family protein, translating into MDWPHDPDGEQGSEGGRKYGHAVLAKKIDEEEDFPLTATEYVEQYGDHPVRIDFETVVSVEEIFDSVEKAEFADFVEFHQELGRAMRENGYWFYEGAEQFVSGDA
- a CDS encoding Xaa-Pro peptidase family protein, whose translation is MVDLSARTDRLDEYLDRRGLEAIWFAKPNGFAWLTGGDNVVDGDADIGIAAAGYDGELRVITDNIEADRLADEELPDRFDVESFPWHGASLADAIADRSPAPAAADFDVPGFDRVDGGRLRQPLTDDDVERYRELGREAAAALETVCRNLEPDDPEYEVAAGIDISLSSRDVNTPVVLVGGGERAQAYRHFTPTDATLGDYALVSITAERAGLYASLTRTVAFDAPEWLEERHRAAARVEATALAATEAAAAGDGTAADVFAAIREAYDAVGHPGEWRKHHQGGAAGFAGREWIATPESDEPVTRPMGYAWNPTVQGAKSENTHLVAADRTETLTKTGQWPTHEVDPVAVDGISTEPRELTAPVIR
- a CDS encoding NAD(P)/FAD-dependent oxidoreductase encodes the protein MERVDVAIVGGGPAGSAAAHAAATGDADALVLEKGVPRDDRDRLGPDSTDAAGILDYWVDIMGIHPDEFDDGVLQRELNRAEFRGPDEAATLTSTGIDSSYDRFGYTFHRARFDDWLRDRAEDAGAEYRAGVSVRGVDTDLSVDRGAADADHPRHVVELASGESIGADFVVLADGPQRTVTNRVLNEYLPDDAPASERLASRTANHIAYQEYRRVPEAVYEEVNDAIVFWWGVMPGETAYPWIFPNADHVCRIGLTMPIGLDIDEFDRDAYALLDSDDDSIPQGGEYIRRLLEWQYGDEYDIDEAFPIVEDAGKRDGTETYPISSTRPIDSPTDAGIAVAGGAMGTTSAFHEGGDHVAVRTGAIAGELAAAGDLGSYNRRWKEAIGDEIVRNVTMADMVAEYDPDDWNRIIGAADAMLAAERGDDLLSQPYRSGWESVKLLLSYKWNKRRVAKNYVGIDESEYVY
- a CDS encoding sodium-dependent transporter; protein product: MARETWATRAGFILAAVGSAVGLGNIWRFPFITGQEGGGAFLLVYLLFVALIGLPAILVEFVIGRRTELNPVGAIRALGSGAWNHLGWLFVAIGFVILSYYSVVAGWFLRYTLIGVLDGYAIADTGEAQALFGTVATGIDTLLFHAVFMALVIGIIAAGVRRGIEIGVKIMVPAILVLLVGLAAYGFTLDASAAAYSYYLSPDFGYLIANWTSILPAAAGQAFFTLSLGMGVMITYASYLGEDRNLVADAGVIASLDTLVAVLVGFVVFPFLFAAGLEPGSGGPGGIFVSLTTAFAGIPGGRVLGVVFFGMVGIAALSSAISILEVLVSYLIDELGVSRVPASAALGVAVFLLGVPVTIDLIFLDLFDLLADGVLLVLGSLLLALFVGWVVPDIAREELSQGIGDLGPFGNAWIWIVRVPIVVVVAVSLYLGVVDYVEFLTGGFAEWLAAQ
- a CDS encoding glycerophosphodiester phosphodiesterase: MRGSDDGTPALVAHRGFAGENPENTVAAVEAATATTPTGTADEAAASGTNRRRADWIEVDAVPTADGDVVALHDVELSGSDRGVDGLTDATGVVWETDTETVTSATVLESSETVPLLADVFDAAPPDIGVNVELKNPGRRDLRPGEKLEREALAERTAVWRPFVERVLDVVDDYGHDVLFSSFCEGALAAVRKLSSVPVAPLLSGSIGDGIAIARACDAEAVHPPIDAVRGTPFFDAARFGHADDLVSVAHADDRAVNVWTVETWYQATRLASVGVDGIIADYSTVRPR
- a CDS encoding AIM24 family protein, which translates into the protein MNLDQFTAANAPTDSADPFQRENSYTLDVDVDGTVMAKAGSMIAYTGDVSFTGKASAEGGITGFLKQAATGEGTPIMAVEGAGHVYFADGGKKVQVLELDADESITVNGEDVLAFEESLSYEISTIDSLAGSFAGGFSNVYLQGPGYVAVTTHGDPIVLEPPVATDPSATVAWSGTSPSVEVNRSLSDMVGQESGERYQMRFDDSDGIVVVQPYEEHV